The Polyangium spumosum region CAGATTGCCCTCGCGGAGTGGGATGCCGCTTGCAAGGACGTGCAGCGGCTCGAGCTGCCTCAGCGTGTCGTCGAGGAGCTCCTCCGGCTCCGTACCGCGCTGAAGGCGGACGGCCTCGTCCTCTCGGATCGGCGCTGGATCGCGCTCACACGTGTCCTCAAGGCCGCGGCGTGGCTCGACGATGCGCCCGCGGTCGAGCTCGATCACCTCTCCGTCCTGAAGTACGGGCTCTGGAACAAGCCCGAGGATCGGGCGCGTGTCGTCGCCGTGCTGCAGACGGTCGAACGCTCCGTCGTCGCGCAGGCGATCGATATCGTGGACGAGGCGCTCCGCGGACACGCGAATCGACCGACGGAGCCGGCGGCGTATCAGTCCGCATTGCCCCAGCTCGCGGACAAGGTCACGGAGGCGGGCAAGCGCGTGCAGGACATGCTGAAGAACGGCGTGTCGCGCCGTGCTCACGCGCGCATCCAGCCGAAGCTCGACGAGCTCAAGAAGGCCCACGACGCGCTCACGGCCGACCTCTCGAAGCGCTACGCGCTGCCGTAGGCCATGGGCACGTTCTTGCAGGCGAGGCGCCGGCATCTCTGCGTCAAGGAGGCTTCCTTCGAGGACGCGGAGAAGGCCGGTGATCTGTGGAATGCGATCGTGGGGCTCGGGCGGGATCCGCCGATGCGGTCCTTTGCAGAGGCCGTGAGGGATACGGTTCCCGCCGAATACATGGCCTTTCTCGCCCTCGACGAGGTCGGCGCGGCCTACGCGTTCGGGCTCTTGTGGAAGGCGGGAAAGCACGTCCCGGAAGGTGCCTCGGCCTTCGAGATGCGCAGCGCTGCCCGCGAAGAGTGGGCGACGTTCGACAAGAAGGCGAAGCAGGTCAAGCACCTGTCGGACGGGTTTGGCTGGGATCTCTCGGCGGCCTGGGCGCAAGTCCGGCAAGTGGATGCTGCGGGAGACGACATGGATCGGGTCGAGCGTATTGCTCGGCTGGCAGGGCGCATGTTCGCCTCGCTCCGCGGCGCCCACGCCAGCAAGGTCCACGGGGTCTCGGGCGAGGTGTACTCGGTCGAGCAGGGCAATGATGTCGCCCGGCTTCTGCCGGCAGAGACGGTGCTCCTGACCGATCCGCAGATCGAGATTGTTGCCCTCGAACGAATCGCCTCTCGCCGGGCCGCGCAGTACGCGGTCCGGGGAGCGACGAAGAAGTCGAAGGGTCCGCTCGTGCTGGCGCTCGATGAATCGGGCAGCATGTCCGGAATCCGGAACGAGTGGGCGAAGGCCGCTGCGGTGGCGCTCGCTCGCGTTGCTGCTGCAGAGGATCGGCCCGTAGCGGTGGTGCATTACGCGACGTCCACCGTGGTGCAGGTCGTGAAGCCCGGAGACAGCGCTGGGGTCGTGAAGATGATCCTTCACTTCCTCAGCGGTGGAACGGCAATCGGCCTGGCCCTCGGCGTCGCAGTGGATCAGGTGAAGGCGCTCGCGCAGAAGGGCCAGCACGGCGCCGACATCATCCTCGTCACGGACGGCATCGACCGGAACGAGGAGGAGCAGAAGAAGTCGGTCGACGCGGCGTCGAGCATCGGCGCGCGGCTCTGGACGGTGGCGATCGAGTGCTCCATCGCGGAGGACTCGCCGCTCCGGAAGCAGGCCGCGCAATACACCGAGCTCAACGACAAGGCGATGACCGAGGGCTCGAGCATCACGCTGCTCGCGGGGGCAACGTGAGCGACGAGGATGACGATGTCGGTGGAGAGTTTGTCCTGATTGCGGCTTACAGCCGCAGGCAGGCGCTCGAAGACGGCACGCTCGTCGACGTCACCGAGCTGGCAAAGCAGGCCGGGATCAAGGCGCCGGTGGCGCTGACGCGCTCCGTCTGGGAGAAGTACGTCGAGCTGTCGCCGGCCGCGGAGAAAGCGGGAAATGACACCACGGGCAGGCTCTGGGATGTCCTCTGGATGTTCCGCTGCGCCGCCCTGCAACAACCGGATGAAGCTGAAATCCGGTACGAGTTGCATGTCGTCACCGACGCGATCGAACCGTCCCTCGTCGAGCTGAAGGCCATGTTTGGGCCCGGCGACGACGGTGAGGCGGTCATCACGATCCTCTTGCCTGAAGAGGATTGAGCGACAAACCAACAACAAGAATGCGGCGTGCGGTTCTTCGTGCGCCGCATTCCCTTTTCAGGGAGACACATGTCGTCCAAGCAGTCGCCCACGAAGACCGCGGAGACCGAGGATCAGGACCGCGTGGAGGAGTGCATGGCCTCGTTCGCGCTCGCCAGCGACGGGCACGTCTACATCCACGAGGACGAGCTGCCCGCCGACAAGCGGCG contains the following coding sequences:
- a CDS encoding vWA domain-containing protein, yielding MGTFLQARRRHLCVKEASFEDAEKAGDLWNAIVGLGRDPPMRSFAEAVRDTVPAEYMAFLALDEVGAAYAFGLLWKAGKHVPEGASAFEMRSAAREEWATFDKKAKQVKHLSDGFGWDLSAAWAQVRQVDAAGDDMDRVERIARLAGRMFASLRGAHASKVHGVSGEVYSVEQGNDVARLLPAETVLLTDPQIEIVALERIASRRAAQYAVRGATKKSKGPLVLALDESGSMSGIRNEWAKAAAVALARVAAAEDRPVAVVHYATSTVVQVVKPGDSAGVVKMILHFLSGGTAIGLALGVAVDQVKALAQKGQHGADIILVTDGIDRNEEEQKKSVDAASSIGARLWTVAIECSIAEDSPLRKQAAQYTELNDKAMTEGSSITLLAGAT
- a CDS encoding DUF6573 family protein; this encodes MSDEDDDVGGEFVLIAAYSRRQALEDGTLVDVTELAKQAGIKAPVALTRSVWEKYVELSPAAEKAGNDTTGRLWDVLWMFRCAALQQPDEAEIRYELHVVTDAIEPSLVELKAMFGPGDDGEAVITILLPEED